In Cryptomeria japonica chromosome 10, Sugi_1.0, whole genome shotgun sequence, a genomic segment contains:
- the LOC131069348 gene encoding putative anthocyanidin reductase → MLSLPGARERLHLFKADLLRHGSFDSAIKGCDFVINLATSLDYQGDIVNTTVDGTVDIVRACKKAKTVKRVIHTSAIVAAYPVNEDGQLKEVLDEFCWTPVDYIKGKDGFAATYAVSKTLAEQAALRYGVEEEIEVVTVLVGMVGGPSLTPTIPGSIPFMLAPLTGNLPTLLKIQKLFEKKFDRNGAIGPRGRLCSAHIYLMEHPSAAGRYVCCSDPVTVAGMLEFFCKRYPEFPLAFGIEEEEDESKKVIVPISSKKLIDLGYSYKYDMKEILSDSIECAKQMKLL, encoded by the exons ATGCTATCGCTTCCGGGAGCCAGAGAAAGACTCCATCTGTTCAAAGCAGATCTTTTGCGACATGGCAGCTTTGACTCTGCTATTAAAGGCTGCGATTTCGTCATCAACTTGGCCACTTCTCTAGATTACCAG GGCGATATTGTGAACACTACGGTCGACGGAACGGTGGACATTGTAAGagcttgcaagaaagcaaaaaCTGTGAAACGAGTAATCCATACATCTGCCATTGTCGCAGCTTATCCTGTTAATGAAGACGGACAACTTAAGGAGGTTCTTGATGAATTCTGCTGGACTCCTGTTGATTATATCAAAGGCAAAGACGGCTTTGCTGCA ACGTATGCCGTATCCAAAACTTTGGCAGAGCAAGCAGCTTTGCGATACGGAGTGGAGGAAGAGATTGAAGTGGTAACAGTGTTGGTAGGAATGGTGGGAGGTCCTTCTCTAACCCCCACAATTCCCGGGAGCATTCCATTTATGTTAGCGCCACTCACAGGTAATTTACCCACTTTACTTAAAATACAGAAACT TTTCGAGAAGAAATTTGATAGGAACGGTGCCATTGGTCCACGTGGAAGATTATGCAGTGCCCATATATATTTGATGGAGCACCCATCTGCAGCAGGTCGATATGTGTGCTGTTCCGATCCCGTGACCGTTGCTGGCATGCTGGAATTCTTTTGCAAACGATATCCTGAATTCCCCTTGGCTTTTGG gattgaagaggaagaagatgagtCGAAGAAAGTAATTGTACCAATTTCTTCCAAGAAATTGATTGATCTGGGATATTCGTACAAATATGATATGAAGGAAATACTTAGTGACAGCATCGAATGTGCAAAACAAATGAAACTCTTGTGA